From the Dehalococcoidia bacterium genome, one window contains:
- a CDS encoding IS256 family transposase has translation ADLIPELYLHGLSEGDFDLALRGLLGADWRPVVPMGVEVEIEIGAGATEVDQNFRDLNVRRLAI, from the coding sequence GCTGATCTGATCCCTGAGCTGTACCTACATGGACTATCGGAGGGTGACTTCGATCTGGCGCTGCGAGGTCTCCTGGGAGCGGACTGGAGGCCGGTAGTGCCTATGGGCGTGGAGGTCGAGATCGAAATCGGCGCTGGAGCCACCGAAGTGGACCAGAACTTTCGTGATCTCAACGTACGACGACTCGCCATTTAG